A genomic window from Montipora capricornis isolate CH-2021 chromosome 8, ASM3666992v2, whole genome shotgun sequence includes:
- the LOC138059701 gene encoding glutathione hydrolase-like YwrD proenzyme, producing the protein MATNSAGSPLSFVSRRSPVISLHGAVSSSQPLATEIGTRILRAGGNAADAAVAVAAALNVTEPCSTGIGGDAFCLFYDAEEKTVKGINGSGRAPANLTLDILREKGVVDAGSIHGKLPYNSAHTVTVPGAAAAWCDTVQQFGSGKLAITDILQPTIELAKDGFPVHPMAAYHWDQGCSCLKDPENRHGSDLLLNGQAPRAGDVMTMPLLASTFEELCSKGKDGFYKGRIAQAIVDVVQEHGGVLSVEDLEQHYSTFDDPICTSYRGINLWEMPPNGQGLTALMALNILEGFDIRGMVHNSPEYLHTLIEALSLSFADTLWYNADPSKIKVPVRGLLSKQYADQRRLLIKPDRICDNYERGNPFSGSDTVYFSVVDNHGNACSFINSNYTGFGTGLVPKDCGFTLQNRGANFSLNPDHPNVLEPKKRPYHTIIPGMATRKDSGSLYACFGVMGGFMQPQGHVQVLINMIDFGMDPQQALDMPRFCINSQGDDPCTVFLEEGISEATAKWLKEIGHNITHPVCGHDRSVFGRGQIIAPKKSPCKDGPDRVVYWCGSDPRADGLAIGL; encoded by the exons ATGGCTACCAATTCGGCTGGAAGTCCTCTATCCTTTGTTTCTCGTCGATCTCCTGTGATTTCACTGCACGGGGCGGTATCATCAAGTCAACCTCTTGCTACAGAAATAGGAACACGGATTTTAAGGGCTGGTGGAAATGCAGCTGATGCAGCAGTGGCTGTCGCAGCAGCCTTGAATGTTACGGAACCCTGTAGTACTGGGATCGGAGGGGATGCCTTCTGTTTGTTTTATGATGCAGAGGAAAAGACTGTAAAGGGAATAAATGGAAG TGGACGAGCTCCTGCGAACTTGACATTGGATATTTTGAGAGAGAAAGGTGTTGTGGATGCTGGAAGCATCCATGGAAAGCTACCATACAATTCTGCACATACAGTTACAGTCCCAGGAGCTGCTGCAGCATGGTGCGACACAGTGCAACAATTTGGTAGTGGAAAG CTGGCAATCACAGACATTCTTCAGCCGACAATTGAGCTGGCCAAAGATGGTTTTCCAGTTCATCCCATGGCTGCATATCACTGGGATCAAGGATGCTCTTGTTTAAAAGACCCTGAAAATAGGCATGGTTCTGATTTGCTCTTAAATGGACAAGCCCCAAGAGCTGGTGATGTCATGACGATGCCTCTGTTAGCCTCAACATTTGAG gAGCTGTGTTCAAAAGGTAAAGATGGTTTCTACAAAGGGCGGATAGCTCAGGCCATTGTTGATGTAGTGCAAGAACATGGGGGTGTGTTATCTGTTGAGGACTTAGAGCAGCATTACAGTACATTTGATGACCCCATCTGTACTTCATATCGTGGGATCAATTTGTGGGAAATGCCACCTAATGGACAAGGACTCACTGCTCTTATGGCATTGAATATCCTGGAGGGATTTGACATCAGAG gAATGGTCCATAACTCACCTGAATATCTTCACACACTAATAGAGGCACTATCATTAAGTTTTGCTGACACCCTGTGGTACAATGCAGACCCAAGTAAAATCAAGGTACCAGTTAGGGGATTGTTATCCAAACAATACGCTGACCAGCGCCGTTTGCTAATCAAACCAGACAG aatatgTGATAATTACGAACGCGGAAATCCTTTCAGTGGTAGCGATACTGTGTATTTTAGTGTAGTGGACAACCATGGGAATGCATGCTCCTTCATTAATAGTAACTACACTGGATTTGGAACAGGCCTGGTCCCCAAGGATTGCGGGTTTACTTTACAG AACCGTGGCGCTAATTTCTCACTCAATCCTGATCACCCAAATGTTTTGGAACCAAAGAAAAGACCATATCACACCATTATCCCTGGAATGGCTACTAGGAAGGATAGTGGATCATTATATGCCTGCTTTGGTGTCATGGGAGGATTTATGCAGCCGCAAGGACATGTTCAG GTCTTGATCAACATGATTGATTTTGGGATGGACCCTCAGCAAGCGCTGGATATGCCACGGTTTTGTATAAACAGCCAAGGAGATGATCCTTGCACCGTTTTCTTAGAGGAAGGAATCTCGGAGGCTACTGCTAAATGGCTGAAGGAGATTGGGCACAATATCACACACCCTGTATGTGGACATGACAGGAGTGTGTTTGGTAGGGGACAGATAATCGCTCCTAAGAAATCTCCCTGCAAAGATGGACCTGATAGAGTTGTTTACTGGTGTGGATCTGATCCCAGAGCAGACGGATTAGCTATTGGATTATAA